Part of the Cyanobacteria bacterium GSL.Bin1 genome, ACTGACCATTTCCGGGTCAAATTCTTGTCTTTCAAAGCCTTCAAACCAATTATGAGCTGTTTGAGATAAGCGACCTTGATTTCCCTTTAATGCCAAAATATAATCGGCTCCCCCTTGATGAATTTGGTGAGCAATTGCTGTCTGAGTTCCCATAGCATCCACGCTCACAATGGTTCCTGTTAAATCCAGTTGTTCTAGTAGCAACGGAATAGCAGTAATTTCATTTGATTTAGAGTTTACTGCCGTTTGACCTAACACCAAGCGATGTTCATCCGCCCAAGCACTGACTAGCTGTAAAGCTTTTAGGTTATGATTTCGGTCGTAAGAGCCTTTCACCGTTTTTCCATCAATGGCAATGACCTCTGAGCCGAGATGCTCTATGAGAGTACCTACCCAGTGGCGAAAACTTGATTCCATTGCTTCGGGATCAATTTGAGCAAAGACACGCCGAAATGTATCGTGAGAAGGAATGCCATTGGGTAACTCCAGAAAGGTTCTGAGCCAGGTTTTCTTAGCTTGACCATAGGTTTCTATTCCTTGCCATCCCTCAGCTCCTGCTAAAACGGCTAACAGAGCAATTGTCATTATGTCTAGGAATCGATGCTCACATCGTCCTTTGACCCGATGGTCAGGAATTTGCCCAAAGTGTTGTTGGATCGAGACAGCAAGTAAGTGAGAACTGGACATCAAATTTTTCCTATTTTGTTTAATCTGATTCTCTCACCACTTTGGGTTTTTACTTTGTCTTGAAAGCTCTCTCTTGTTTGAATCTGGTGTCAATCTTTAATTTGATGCGTTTACCCTGGTTTTGGTGCCACTCCTTTCCTAATGAAAATAATAGCGTTATTTGGAGGTTGAAAATTCTGAAAAAATGTATCGAGTTCTCTTTTAATACTATCCATTTCTATTCTTCTGCGCTTCAATTCTTTACTTAAAAGGGAGAGACTAATTCTCTCCTTTATTAACGGTTTTAGGTAACTAGCATGGCTTTGTATCGACCCCTTCGCGATCCCTCTCAACGCTCCCCTAGCGGGAGACTGGAGCGAAGGTGAGGATGAGCCTAGCCTCCCGTGCTAAGGTGAAGGGGGTTTGTGTTATGCTTACATTGCATCATGTTCAGTAACTCTATTATTGATCATGTTGTTAGGTTTTGCCTCTCTCACTGCCATTGAGAGAGGCACGAAAAATTAGTGCTCAGTGGGTAGTATTGCGATATAGCAACCCTCACCGGATATAGTCCTAGATTCTACCCAAATTTTGATTTGAGAAAGGGGAAAATTTGTATAAGGTAGTTCTTGGTTAACACACTTTCTCCGTGTCTAATTGTTTTCTATCTCTGGCATTAAAAACTGGGTTGCCTTCTGTGCTTTCTGCACTGCTTTAAAAAAAGCTTTTTTATCACCTTTGAGCAAGTGCAACCAGCTATCCAAGTAGCTGGCATGGTTTTCAACTTGGCTCGTAATTTCTAGTTGGTTAGAAATAAACGCTGCGCCTAATTCAGCAACTAACTCCTCAAAAGCGTAGGTACTAGAACTGTAGGTCTTAACAACGTTCTCTTCCGGCTCAAGGCGATCTAGGCGTGTGGGATGCCCTGTCCAGTGCGTTAGTTCGTGGAAATAAGTGGCATAGTACGCCTCAGCCCCAGAAAAATCGTCGTAGCGGGGCATCTGAATTTTGTCCTGCTGAGGAGAATAGCAAGCGCGATCGCCACCAAAACTAACCGCAGCATTTTGCTTAGCGATAAGTTTTTCTGCTTCCTCAATACGAGGTTCAGTATTATTGCCATCTATTTCATGCTGATTTAAGTAGTCAGCAATTTTTCCGTCTGCTTCCGAATCATCAAGGCAGGCTATATTAAAGACATTGTGCCATTTTCCTGCATTTCTGCTCTCTTGCCGTGTTTCTCCTGTTTCACTGTCCTCAACCTCGACTGAGAACGTGCTACCCCAACGGAGCCAAGTGGCTTTACTTCCCTTTTTAATTGCCCAGCCTTTCTGCTTAGCCTGATAAAAGCTCACAAACAAGGGAGTTTCCCATTTATAAAGCATGAGGTCAAGTGAACACAGAAGTGGATTAAGCCCCTGATAGTTATGCTTAGTAATCAGATTTCCATAGGGAATGCTGTGCCAAGGCTTTTGCCAAGGGCAAGTGCCTTGTTTTATGAGGGTGATGATTTTGTCTGTGACTAGCCCTCTTTTGTCACTTTCCGAACCAAGAAGTAAGAAATCAGGAGTTGAGATCAACGCTTAAAAACTTGGTTAAACTTGATTAAGACAAGAAAATAAATGCTGAAATC contains:
- a CDS encoding DUF1738 domain-containing protein, translating into MSTPDFLLLGSESDKRGLVTDKIITLIKQGTCPWQKPWHSIPYGNLITKHNYQGLNPLLCSLDLMLYKWETPLFVSFYQAKQKGWAIKKGSKATWLRWGSTFSVEVEDSETGETRQESRNAGKWHNVFNIACLDDSEADGKIADYLNQHEIDGNNTEPRIEEAEKLIAKQNAAVSFGGDRACYSPQQDKIQMPRYDDFSGAEAYYATYFHELTHWTGHPTRLDRLEPEENVVKTYSSSTYAFEELVAELGAAFISNQLEITSQVENHASYLDSWLHLLKGDKKAFFKAVQKAQKATQFLMPEIENN
- a CDS encoding ISAs1 family transposase, producing MSSSHLLAVSIQQHFGQIPDHRVKGRCEHRFLDIMTIALLAVLAGAEGWQGIETYGQAKKTWLRTFLELPNGIPSHDTFRRVFAQIDPEAMESSFRHWVGTLIEHLGSEVIAIDGKTVKGSYDRNHNLKALQLVSAWADEHRLVLGQTAVNSKSNEITAIPLLLEQLDLTGTIVSVDAMGTQTAIAHQIHQGGADYILALKGNQGRLSQTAHNWFEGFERQEFDPEMVSDYFQGVESGHHRTETRQVWVFPAKEVFSSSVCSSWSGLQSLVVIRSQRRLWNQTTCETRFFLSSLDTDAQSFARYLRAHWGIENSLHWCLDVVFSEDASRIRTPQAAHNFSCLRRLALNLLRQHPGKESLKMKRYRAGLEDTFLLSILSYAFSSVVTQKAS